The following coding sequences are from one uncultured Fusobacterium sp. window:
- the citC gene encoding [citrate (pro-3S)-lyase] ligase, whose amino-acid sequence MNIEKVNLSNPFEVKEVTEFLAKFELKYDPNIDYTVVIRENDKIIATASKGKNIIKCFAIDPAHQGEGISGSILTNVTNKMFDQGYFHSIVFTKTKNQEIFKGIGYKEVAQTDKVILMEMGTNSIDKTIDKIKKSIDMDKQKAMIVMNCNPFTYGHQYLIEKAAKENEEVLIFVVEEDKSVFPFNIRYELVKEGTAHLNNVKVLAGSEYMISSATFPNYFLRKEDDSLIEYTKLDATIAGKQFGKKLNINKRYIGEEPYCKVTKKYNETLMEILPQYGMEVVLVPRKEIGEIAISASIVREKIKNGEIEELRSLVPETTFNFLVSAKGKEIEEKLKNSNLPH is encoded by the coding sequence ATGAATATTGAAAAAGTTAATCTTTCTAATCCTTTTGAGGTTAAGGAAGTAACTGAATTTTTAGCTAAGTTTGAACTAAAATATGATCCTAATATTGATTACACAGTTGTTATTAGAGAAAATGATAAGATTATTGCCACTGCTTCAAAGGGTAAAAATATTATAAAATGTTTTGCTATTGATCCAGCTCATCAAGGTGAGGGAATCTCTGGTTCTATCTTAACAAATGTTACAAATAAGATGTTTGATCAAGGATATTTTCATAGTATAGTTTTTACTAAAACTAAAAATCAAGAGATATTTAAAGGAATCGGTTATAAAGAGGTTGCTCAAACTGATAAAGTTATCCTTATGGAAATGGGAACAAATAGTATAGATAAAACAATAGATAAGATAAAAAAATCTATTGATATGGATAAACAAAAAGCTATGATAGTTATGAACTGTAACCCTTTCACTTATGGGCATCAATACCTTATAGAAAAAGCTGCTAAAGAGAATGAAGAAGTTTTAATCTTTGTTGTTGAAGAAGATAAATCTGTATTTCCTTTTAATATTAGATATGAATTAGTAAAAGAAGGAACTGCTCATCTAAATAATGTAAAAGTTTTAGCAGGTAGTGAATATATGATATCGTCAGCTACATTTCCTAACTACTTTCTTCGTAAAGAGGATGATTCATTAATAGAGTATACAAAACTTGATGCTACAATAGCTGGAAAACAGTTTGGTAAAAAACTTAACATTAATAAAAGATATATTGGGGAAGAACCTTATTGTAAAGTTACTAAAAAATACAATGAAACTTTAATGGAAATTTTACCACAATATGGAATGGAAGTTGTTTTAGTCCCTAGAAAAGAGATAGGAGAAATCGCTATAAGTGCTTCTATTGTAAGGGAAAAAATTAAAAATGGAGAGATTGAAGAGTTAAGATCTTTAGTTCCTGAAACAACTTTTAATTTCCTTGTTAGTGCTAAAGGAAAGGAGATTGAGGAAAAGTTAAAAAATAGTAACTTACCTCACTAA
- the accD gene encoding acetyl-CoA carboxylase, carboxyltransferase subunit beta, with protein sequence MGFFSLNKKNFSLNKSRKKYVTLTIESNEDEVKQNTEQQIDHKPTGLWVKCPKCQEILYKVDIENNLKKCSHCDYYFEMTARERIALLIDEGTFVEEDAELESVNPLNFPGYTEKNKKSRNECDMREGVISGTGNLKGIRVSIAAMDFKFMGGSMGSVVGEKITRALERGLEERIPVIVIATSGGARMHEGILSLMQMAKTSAAAEKLRQAGVPFIAVPVNPTTGGVTASFAMLGDIIVSEPKATIGFAGKRVIEQTIKQKLPEEFQTSEFLQKSGMVDVITKREEMKDTLYTILSNLV encoded by the coding sequence ATGGGTTTTTTTTCTTTGAATAAAAAAAATTTCTCTTTAAATAAAAGTAGAAAGAAATATGTAACATTAACAATAGAAAGTAATGAAGATGAAGTAAAACAAAATACTGAGCAACAAATAGATCATAAACCTACAGGACTATGGGTGAAATGTCCAAAGTGTCAAGAAATATTGTATAAAGTAGATATAGAAAATAATTTGAAAAAATGTAGTCATTGTGATTACTATTTTGAAATGACAGCAAGAGAGAGAATAGCACTTCTAATAGATGAGGGAACATTTGTAGAGGAAGATGCAGAGTTAGAATCAGTAAACCCTCTTAATTTTCCAGGATATACTGAAAAAAATAAAAAATCTAGAAATGAATGTGATATGAGAGAAGGAGTAATTTCTGGAACTGGAAATTTAAAAGGTATAAGAGTAAGTATAGCTGCTATGGATTTTAAATTTATGGGTGGAAGTATGGGATCTGTAGTAGGAGAAAAGATAACTAGAGCTTTAGAAAGAGGGCTAGAAGAGAGAATACCAGTTATTGTGATAGCAACTTCTGGAGGAGCTAGAATGCATGAGGGAATTTTATCACTTATGCAAATGGCTAAAACTTCAGCAGCAGCAGAAAAATTAAGACAAGCTGGAGTTCCATTTATAGCAGTACCTGTTAATCCAACAACTGGAGGGGTAACAGCATCTTTTGCAATGCTTGGAGATATTATAGTAAGTGAACCTAAAGCAACAATAGGATTTGCAGGGAAAAGAGTAATTGAACAAACAATAAAGCAAAAACTTCCTGAAGAGTTTCAAACAAGTGAGTTTCTGCAAAAAAGTGGAATGGTAGATGTAATTACAAAAAGGGAAGAAATGAAAGATACACTGTATACTATTCTAAGTAATCTTGTATAG
- a CDS encoding acetyl-CoA carboxylase carboxyltransferase subunit alpha produces the protein MNFEFEKEIVELENKIVEMKKFSEEKGIDLSGEISKFVAERDEKLKEIYKNLSSWDKVFVSRHPERPYTLDYIENIATDFIELHGDRLFKDDPAIVGGFCKIDGKKVLIVGHQKGRTTEEKIYRNFGMANPEGYRKALRLFKMAERFSIPIVTFIDTPGAYPGLEAEEHGQGEAIARNLMEMSGLKVPIISFVIGEGGSGGALGLGVSDKIYMLENSVYSVISPEGCAAILYKDASRAEEAAENLKITAQSLYKLGVIDGIVEEPAGGAHRDHKCIALNLKNIILSSFSELEKISVEELVENRYNKFRKMGSFIGTDI, from the coding sequence ATGAACTTTGAATTTGAAAAGGAAATAGTAGAATTAGAAAATAAAATAGTAGAGATGAAAAAGTTTTCAGAGGAAAAAGGAATAGACCTATCTGGAGAAATCTCTAAATTTGTAGCAGAGAGAGATGAAAAATTAAAAGAGATATATAAAAATTTAAGTTCTTGGGATAAAGTTTTTGTTTCAAGACATCCAGAAAGACCATATACTTTAGACTATATTGAAAATATAGCAACTGATTTTATAGAGTTGCATGGAGATAGACTGTTTAAAGATGATCCAGCAATAGTTGGAGGATTTTGTAAAATAGATGGGAAAAAAGTTTTAATTGTAGGTCATCAAAAGGGAAGAACAACTGAGGAAAAAATATATAGAAACTTTGGAATGGCAAATCCTGAAGGATATAGAAAAGCTCTTAGACTTTTTAAAATGGCAGAAAGATTTTCTATTCCAATAGTAACTTTTATAGATACTCCAGGAGCTTATCCAGGTTTAGAAGCTGAAGAGCATGGACAAGGAGAAGCAATAGCTAGAAATTTAATGGAAATGAGTGGTTTAAAAGTACCTATTATCTCTTTTGTTATTGGAGAAGGAGGAAGTGGAGGAGCTTTAGGACTAGGAGTTTCAGATAAAATATATATGTTAGAAAACTCTGTGTATTCTGTCATCTCTCCAGAAGGTTGTGCAGCAATACTTTATAAAGATGCTTCAAGAGCTGAAGAAGCAGCAGAAAATTTGAAGATAACAGCTCAAAGTTTGTATAAATTAGGTGTAATTGATGGAATTGTGGAAGAACCAGCAGGAGGAGCTCATAGAGATCATAAATGTATAGCTCTTAACCTAAAAAATATCATTTTATCATCATTTTCAGAATTAGAAAAAATTTCAGTAGAAGAAC
- the citG gene encoding triphosphoribosyl-dephospho-CoA synthase CitG — protein MFDLNKFLELREERVELQKNLLNKFNYPLIAVRTNYPGENKLEPLATKIADIAANEMKDYFREKILYEKVLENLEGKIYLFIIKEKAETIKEITVTFEENHILGRCLDIDVYSTDGISLSRSMFGYPKRKCMICDNLAFVCGRSMKHSHQEIKNVILEKYIAYNDYLTKKNEIVKKIGDLALNSMIYEVATAPSFGLVSPLTQGSHDDMDFFTFLKSSFAIKEGFEKMAEIAYSYLPLEKAFLQSRKIGIEMEINMFKATENVNTHKGMIFLLGIVVVTATRVLYENKNFDNIQPLIKDMCKDILKDFENVKDKKELTHGERLYVNYGFTGVRGEVKAGLDVVFNGSLKILENSLTKSSDFNLAFVQTLIFLMGKVMDSTIVHRHDIHMLHRIKREAEAFFENGGIYKEDGIKIARDMENAYIKEKISPGGSADLLAITIFLYFFKKLFFI, from the coding sequence ATGTTTGATTTAAATAAATTTTTAGAACTTAGAGAAGAACGTGTTGAACTGCAAAAAAATTTATTAAACAAATTTAATTATCCACTTATTGCTGTAAGAACTAATTATCCTGGTGAGAATAAACTAGAACCTTTAGCTACTAAAATAGCTGATATTGCAGCAAATGAGATGAAAGATTATTTTAGAGAGAAAATTCTCTATGAAAAAGTATTAGAAAATCTTGAAGGAAAAATATATCTTTTTATTATAAAAGAAAAAGCTGAAACTATAAAAGAGATCACTGTTACCTTTGAAGAAAATCATATACTTGGAAGATGTTTAGATATTGATGTTTATTCAACTGATGGAATATCTCTTTCAAGAAGTATGTTTGGTTATCCTAAAAGAAAGTGTATGATCTGTGACAATTTAGCTTTTGTTTGTGGACGTAGCATGAAACACTCTCATCAAGAGATAAAAAATGTAATCCTTGAAAAATATATAGCTTACAATGATTATTTAACTAAAAAAAATGAAATAGTTAAAAAAATTGGAGATTTAGCTTTAAATTCTATGATTTATGAGGTTGCAACTGCTCCATCTTTTGGTTTAGTTTCACCACTAACTCAAGGGTCACATGATGATATGGACTTTTTTACATTTTTAAAAAGTTCCTTTGCTATTAAAGAGGGATTTGAAAAAATGGCAGAGATTGCTTATTCATATCTTCCATTAGAAAAAGCTTTTCTACAAAGCAGGAAAATTGGAATAGAAATGGAAATAAATATGTTTAAAGCTACTGAAAATGTAAATACTCACAAAGGTATGATATTTTTATTGGGAATAGTTGTTGTTACTGCTACAAGAGTTTTATATGAAAATAAAAATTTTGATAATATTCAACCTTTAATAAAAGATATGTGTAAGGACATATTAAAAGATTTTGAAAATGTAAAGGACAAAAAAGAGCTGACTCATGGAGAAAGACTCTACGTTAATTATGGGTTTACTGGAGTTAGAGGAGAGGTAAAAGCTGGATTAGATGTTGTATTTAATGGCTCTCTAAAAATTTTAGAAAATTCTTTAACTAAAAGTTCAGATTTTAATCTTGCTTTTGTACAAACTCTAATTTTCTTAATGGGAAAAGTTATGGATAGTACAATAGTACACAGACATGATATACATATGCTCCATAGAATTAAGAGGGAAGCTGAGGCTTTCTTTGAAAATGGTGGAATCTATAAAGAAGATGGTATTAAAATAGCTAGAGATATGGAAAATGCCTATATAAAAGAAAAAATCAGCCCTGGTGGCAGTGCTGATCTTTTAGCTATTACTATATTTTTATATTTCTTTAAAAAATTATTTTTTATATAA